From one Chryseobacterium sp. 3008163 genomic stretch:
- a CDS encoding reprolysin-like metallopeptidase, which produces MKKHLLVMGVLFISNMFLAQTNRLWKEVSPKTNSEIFENKTSIIHPKVYSLDFSGLKNALAKAPESFSKSGKSDVIISFPNADGVLENFKVRENSNFAPELAAQYPDIKSYVGESLGDTQFTVYFSISPLGLSSMELYANKSAVFIEPYTKDLSTYVVYKKSDKKADLDKFECTVIDVAQKGIDNSNLTARPNADDGKLRTFRLALSCTGEYTTYFGGTVAGALAAMNNTMTRVNGVFEKDFAARMVLIANNNTLIYTNAATDPYTGNLNLQLQQTLTAVIGNDNYDIGHVFNAAGNNGNAGCIGCVCVNPATNTTTAKGSGFTQSTAPVGDNFDIDYVAHEMGHQFGGNHTFSMNNEGTGVNMEPGSGSTIMGYAGITGQNVVMHSDPFFHAVSIQQITNNIKLKTCPVSTNTGNLIPTADAGLDYTIPKGTPFVLTGSGTDGNSDPLTYIWEQMDNASNTQTGANSAASATKATGPTFRSYTPQTVPYRYFPPLARIVAGATTTSSPVGTASGIVVEALSNVARTYNFRFTTRDNRAGGSGNNSDDMIVTVNATAGPFVVTSQNTAGVVWNEGQAQTITWNVAGTTAAPVSTPNVTILLSKDGGLTFPTVLVASTPNTGTYSYTVPGGLGTTTNNARIMVKGVNNIFLNVNSQNFTINSSAVVIPPGGGGNPGGGNPGGGNPATQSPVFQGMMIYPVPSNDGYVYIKTDFPPKFDGDRKPAPYKVTYEVYAMDGKLVVPKKTRHIFSRTVDNRADEKLDLRDLPTEAYMIHVTVDDEKIVKKLLMLHKK; this is translated from the coding sequence ATGAAAAAACATCTACTAGTGATGGGAGTGCTTTTTATATCCAATATGTTTTTAGCACAAACAAACCGACTTTGGAAGGAGGTTTCACCTAAAACCAATTCTGAAATATTTGAAAATAAAACTAGTATCATCCACCCGAAAGTATATAGTCTTGACTTTTCTGGTTTAAAGAATGCATTAGCTAAGGCTCCTGAAAGCTTTTCTAAAAGTGGAAAATCGGATGTGATTATCTCTTTTCCAAATGCAGACGGAGTTCTTGAAAATTTTAAAGTAAGAGAAAATTCTAATTTTGCTCCGGAATTGGCAGCACAATATCCAGACATCAAATCTTATGTCGGGGAGAGTTTAGGAGATACACAGTTTACAGTTTATTTTAGCATTTCACCACTAGGGTTGTCATCCATGGAGTTGTACGCTAACAAATCTGCAGTTTTTATAGAGCCTTATACAAAGGATCTTTCGACTTATGTTGTTTATAAAAAATCTGATAAGAAAGCTGATTTAGATAAATTTGAATGTACAGTAATTGATGTTGCACAAAAGGGTATAGATAACTCTAACCTTACGGCAAGACCAAATGCAGATGATGGTAAATTAAGAACTTTCAGACTTGCTTTATCATGTACAGGAGAATATACTACCTATTTTGGAGGAACAGTAGCTGGTGCATTGGCGGCAATGAATAACACAATGACTCGTGTGAATGGAGTTTTTGAAAAAGATTTTGCTGCAAGAATGGTTCTTATCGCAAACAATAATACGCTTATTTATACAAATGCAGCTACAGATCCTTACACAGGAAATTTGAATTTACAGTTGCAACAAACTTTAACAGCTGTTATTGGAAATGATAATTATGATATTGGTCATGTGTTCAATGCAGCTGGGAATAACGGAAATGCTGGCTGTATTGGTTGCGTGTGTGTAAATCCCGCTACCAATACTACAACCGCAAAAGGGTCTGGCTTTACTCAAAGCACAGCACCTGTTGGTGATAATTTCGATATTGATTATGTAGCACACGAAATGGGACATCAGTTTGGTGGAAACCATACATTCTCAATGAATAACGAAGGAACAGGAGTGAATATGGAACCTGGTTCCGGATCTACAATTATGGGTTATGCAGGAATTACAGGTCAAAATGTAGTAATGCATTCAGATCCATTTTTTCATGCTGTTAGTATTCAGCAAATTACGAATAATATTAAGTTAAAAACCTGTCCAGTAAGTACAAATACGGGAAATCTTATTCCAACTGCTGATGCAGGGTTAGATTATACAATTCCAAAAGGTACTCCTTTTGTACTTACAGGTTCTGGTACTGATGGAAATAGTGATCCGCTAACGTATATTTGGGAGCAAATGGATAATGCATCTAACACTCAAACCGGAGCTAACTCTGCAGCAAGTGCAACAAAAGCAACAGGACCTACTTTTAGATCTTACACTCCACAAACAGTTCCTTACAGATATTTTCCACCATTAGCTCGAATAGTTGCTGGTGCAACAACCACCTCAAGTCCTGTTGGTACTGCTTCAGGTATTGTTGTTGAAGCTCTCTCAAATGTTGCTAGAACGTATAATTTCAGGTTTACAACTCGTGATAACAGAGCGGGAGGTTCAGGAAATAATTCTGACGATATGATAGTAACGGTAAATGCTACTGCAGGACCATTTGTAGTTACGTCTCAAAACACTGCAGGTGTAGTCTGGAATGAAGGTCAGGCACAGACGATCACTTGGAACGTAGCAGGAACAACAGCTGCTCCCGTAAGTACACCAAATGTTACCATTCTTTTATCAAAAGATGGGGGTCTTACATTCCCTACAGTATTGGTTGCAAGTACTCCTAATACAGGTACATACAGTTATACTGTTCCAGGTGGTCTTGGAACTACTACTAATAATGCAAGAATTATGGTAAAGGGTGTGAATAATATATTTCTTAATGTAAATTCACAAAACTTCACAATCAATTCTTCTGCAGTGGTTATTCCTCCAGGTGGTGGCGGTAATCCAGGAGGTGGAAATCCAGGAGGAGGAAATCCTGCAACTCAATCACCGGTCTTCCAAGGAATGATGATTTATCCTGTTCCTTCAAATGATGGCTATGTGTATATTAAAACAGACTTCCCTCCAAAATTTGATGGAGATAGAAAACCTGCCCCATACAAAGTAACATACGAAGTATATGCAATGGATGGTAAATTAGTGGTGCCTAAGAAAACCAGACACATCTTCTCAAGAACTGTTGATAACAGAGCAGACGAGAAACTAGATTTAAGAGATCTTCCTACTGAAGCTTACATGATTCATGTAACAGTAGATGACGAAAAGATTGTTAAGAAATTATTGATGCTTCACAAGAAGTAA
- a CDS encoding reprolysin-like metallopeptidase: MKKKILILSSLLVFYAAGFAQQNNWKKLTSKVETEVRENNVRLSDYTLFTLNVADIQNQLKNAPDIDKSSKVRGVFISLPNLQGGFDTYEVYESSTMHPDLQSRYSELRSYSGFKKDDKSSMLKFTIDPYFGFNGMVRNDNGIYYIDSYTKDNQVYKMYDRKKASSLNQFECLFNGNSDLKTAATSIAQKTVVDGLKRKYRLAITTTTEYTAYIAGQAGVGTGTDAQKKAAVLAAVNLAVARLNEIFERDMSIRLQLIANTDALFFISTDTFDNTDAAQMLSQNITITNSVIGATNYDLGHLFFKVDNANDNNGLAATPSVCGSSKAGGVTGCVIPVGDPFVIDFVAHEMGHQFGAKHTQNNGCNRNAPTSIEPGSASTIMGYAGICAPNVQNNSDAYYHAVSINEMYTTLTGTGSPSSCGEKTPINNAEPIANAGLDKSIPKSTPFVLTASATDANNDSLTYTWEQIDPGAVTATAPPTSTLVAGPLFRSIRPTALTYRYFPKLPVIVAPATPSTWEVLPSVARTLNFSVLVRDNNALGGQTGRDDVKLTVVSTAGPFVVTSQNTAGVVWNEGQAQIITWDVANTTAAPVSTPNVTILLSKDGGLTFPTVLVASTPNNGSYSYTVQGGLGNVTNARIMVKAIDNVFLNVNSQGFTINSSAVVIPPGGGNPGGGNPGGGNPATQSPVFQGMMIYPVPSNDGYVYIKTDFPPKFDGDKKPAPYKVTYEVYAMDGKLVVPKKTRHIFSRTVDNRADEKLDLRDLPTEAYMIHVTVDDEKIVKKLLMLHKK, encoded by the coding sequence ATGAAGAAAAAAATACTCATTCTGAGCAGTTTGCTGGTTTTTTATGCAGCGGGGTTTGCACAGCAAAATAATTGGAAAAAGTTGACTTCAAAAGTTGAAACAGAGGTTCGGGAGAACAATGTAAGACTTTCTGATTACACTCTTTTCACATTAAATGTAGCTGATATTCAAAATCAGTTAAAAAATGCTCCCGACATAGACAAATCGTCTAAAGTAAGAGGTGTATTTATTAGTTTGCCTAATCTTCAGGGAGGTTTTGATACGTATGAAGTTTACGAATCATCAACGATGCATCCGGATCTTCAAAGCAGATATTCTGAACTTAGATCCTATTCCGGATTTAAAAAAGATGATAAATCTTCAATGTTAAAATTTACCATCGATCCTTATTTTGGATTTAATGGGATGGTTAGAAATGACAATGGTATTTATTACATCGATTCTTATACAAAAGACAATCAGGTATATAAAATGTATGACAGAAAAAAGGCATCTTCTTTAAATCAGTTTGAATGTCTTTTTAATGGCAATAGTGATCTGAAAACAGCAGCAACTTCTATCGCTCAAAAAACTGTTGTTGACGGACTTAAAAGAAAATATAGACTCGCAATTACAACAACAACAGAATATACTGCATACATTGCAGGACAAGCAGGTGTAGGTACGGGAACTGATGCTCAGAAAAAAGCAGCTGTTCTTGCTGCAGTAAATTTAGCTGTTGCTCGTCTTAACGAAATTTTTGAAAGAGATATGTCTATCAGGTTACAATTGATAGCTAATACAGATGCTTTGTTTTTTATCAGCACGGATACATTTGATAATACAGATGCTGCTCAAATGTTGTCGCAAAATATTACAATTACAAATTCTGTTATTGGTGCAACTAATTATGATCTTGGGCATTTATTTTTTAAAGTTGATAATGCTAATGATAATAATGGTTTAGCAGCTACCCCTTCCGTATGCGGAAGTAGTAAAGCAGGTGGAGTTACTGGATGTGTAATACCTGTAGGAGATCCTTTTGTTATTGATTTTGTTGCTCATGAAATGGGGCATCAGTTTGGTGCGAAACACACGCAAAATAATGGTTGTAACAGAAATGCTCCAACATCAATTGAACCAGGAAGCGCGAGTACTATTATGGGATATGCTGGAATTTGTGCTCCAAATGTTCAAAATAATAGTGATGCTTATTACCACGCAGTTAGCATCAACGAAATGTATACAACACTTACAGGTACAGGATCGCCTTCATCTTGTGGAGAAAAAACTCCGATAAACAATGCAGAGCCAATTGCAAATGCTGGTTTAGATAAAAGTATTCCTAAAAGTACACCATTTGTCTTAACTGCATCAGCAACAGATGCTAATAATGATTCACTTACTTATACATGGGAACAGATAGATCCGGGAGCAGTTACAGCTACTGCACCTCCAACGTCAACCCTTGTTGCGGGACCTTTATTCAGATCTATTAGACCTACAGCGTTAACTTACAGATATTTCCCAAAATTACCTGTTATTGTTGCTCCGGCTACACCAAGTACTTGGGAAGTTCTTCCATCTGTTGCAAGAACACTTAACTTCTCTGTATTGGTAAGAGATAACAATGCATTAGGAGGTCAAACTGGTCGTGACGATGTGAAATTGACTGTAGTAAGTACAGCTGGTCCATTTGTGGTAACTTCACAAAATACTGCCGGTGTAGTTTGGAATGAAGGTCAGGCACAAATTATTACTTGGGATGTTGCCAATACTACAGCAGCACCAGTAAGCACACCGAACGTTACGATTTTATTATCGAAAGACGGAGGTCTTACATTCCCTACTGTTTTAGTTGCAAGTACACCAAATAACGGTTCGTATTCTTACACTGTACAAGGTGGTTTAGGAAATGTAACTAATGCTAGAATCATGGTGAAAGCTATAGATAATGTATTCTTAAATGTAAATTCACAAGGCTTTACAATCAATTCTTCTGCTGTAGTTATTCCTCCAGGAGGAGGTAATCCAGGAGGAGGTAATCCAGGTGGTGGAAATCCTGCAACTCAATCGCCGGTCTTCCAAGGAATGATGATTTATCCTGTTCCTTCAAATGATGGCTATGTGTATATTAAAACAGATTTTCCTCCAAAATTTGATGGAGATAAAAAGCCTGCCCCATACAAAGTAACATACGAAGTATATGCAATGGATGGTAAATTAGTGGTGCCTAAGAAAACCAGACACATCTTCTCAAGAACTGTTGATAACAGAGCAGACGAGAAACTAGATTTAAGAGATCTTCCTACTGAAGCTTACATGATTCATGTGACTGTGGATGACGAAAAGATTGTTAAGAAATTACTGATGCTTCACAAGAAGTAA
- a CDS encoding peptide chain release factor 3 gives MSDLIKEIEKRKTFGIISHPDAGKTTLTEKLLLFGGAIQEAGAVKSNKIKKGATSDFMEIERQRGISVATSVLAFEYKGYKINILDTPGHKDFAEDTYRTLTAVDSVIVVIDVAKGVEEQTEKLVKVCRMRNIPMLVFINKLDREGKDAFDLLDEVEQKLGLRVVPLSLPIGMGADFQGIYNIWENNIQLFLEEKKQKVGEAIKFDDINDSSIDEVIGTKAAKNLREELELIQSVYPEFSREDYMNGDLQPVFFGSALNNFGVRELLDAFIEIAPMPQPKESETRMVKPEESAFTGFVFKIHANMDPKHRDRLAFVKIVSGTFKRNENYLLVREGKKMKFSSPNAFFADKKEVVDESFPGDIVGLHDTGSFRIGDTLTGGEKISFKGIPSFSPEHFRYINNNDPLKAKQLAKGIDQLMDEGVAQLFTLEMNNRKIIGTVGALQYEVIQYRLEHEYGAKCTYEPLSMHKACWVEADEKSEEYKEFARLKQRFLARDKYNQLVFLADSSFTIHMTQEKFPNVKLHFISEFRQN, from the coding sequence ATGTCAGACTTAATCAAAGAAATAGAGAAAAGAAAAACATTCGGAATTATTTCTCACCCCGATGCCGGAAAAACCACACTTACAGAAAAATTACTTCTTTTTGGAGGTGCAATTCAGGAAGCTGGAGCCGTAAAATCGAATAAAATTAAAAAAGGAGCAACCTCCGACTTTATGGAAATCGAAAGACAGAGAGGAATCTCGGTGGCGACTTCCGTATTGGCATTTGAATATAAAGGTTACAAAATCAATATTTTAGATACACCTGGTCACAAAGATTTTGCTGAAGACACCTACAGAACTTTAACGGCAGTAGACTCTGTAATCGTCGTGATTGACGTTGCAAAAGGAGTTGAGGAACAGACCGAAAAATTAGTGAAGGTTTGTAGAATGAGAAACATTCCGATGCTGGTTTTCATTAATAAACTAGACCGTGAAGGTAAAGATGCCTTTGATCTCTTGGATGAAGTTGAACAGAAATTAGGTTTAAGAGTTGTTCCGCTTTCTCTCCCGATTGGGATGGGAGCAGATTTCCAAGGAATTTATAACATCTGGGAAAACAATATTCAGTTATTTTTAGAAGAAAAGAAACAGAAAGTTGGTGAAGCCATCAAATTTGATGACATCAACGATTCTTCTATTGATGAGGTTATCGGTACTAAAGCCGCTAAGAATTTAAGAGAAGAATTGGAATTAATTCAATCCGTTTATCCTGAATTCAGCCGTGAAGATTATATGAATGGTGATTTGCAGCCTGTATTTTTTGGTTCAGCTTTAAATAATTTTGGAGTCCGTGAATTGTTGGATGCATTTATCGAAATTGCTCCGATGCCACAACCGAAAGAAAGCGAAACCCGCATGGTAAAACCTGAAGAATCTGCATTTACAGGATTTGTTTTCAAAATTCACGCAAACATGGATCCTAAACACAGAGACCGTTTGGCTTTCGTGAAAATTGTTTCAGGAACATTTAAAAGAAATGAAAATTATCTTTTGGTAAGAGAAGGTAAAAAAATGAAATTCTCATCGCCGAATGCATTCTTTGCCGATAAAAAAGAAGTGGTAGACGAAAGTTTCCCGGGAGATATTGTCGGACTTCATGATACAGGAAGTTTTAGAATTGGAGATACTTTGACGGGTGGCGAAAAAATCAGTTTCAAAGGAATTCCAAGTTTCTCTCCGGAACATTTCAGATACATCAATAATAATGATCCTTTAAAGGCCAAACAATTGGCGAAAGGTATTGATCAGTTAATGGATGAAGGTGTTGCTCAATTGTTTACACTTGAAATGAATAACAGGAAAATCATCGGTACGGTGGGTGCACTTCAGTATGAAGTTATCCAATACCGTCTTGAACACGAGTACGGAGCAAAATGTACTTACGAACCACTTTCTATGCACAAAGCTTGTTGGGTGGAAGCTGATGAAAAATCTGAAGAGTATAAAGAATTTGCAAGATTAAAACAGCGATTTTTAGCAAGAGACAAATACAATCAATTGGTATTTTTAGCTGATTCGTCATTTACCATTCACATGACTCAGGAGAAATTCCCAAATGTGAAACTACATTTCATTAGTGAGTTCAGACAGAATTAA